One segment of Acidianus sp. HS-5 DNA contains the following:
- a CDS encoding alpha/beta hydrolase → MFVILDDAKIYYEIRGEGKPVILIHHLAGSYKSWSDIAYQLSQKYAVISYDLRGHGRSSLLPYEYKIKDHSKDLKGLIEYLRLDNPIIIGHSLGTLIAIDYALKNPVDKIILSGALYKAPNPEPYENYVSIALNFGMEALAEYRKTIGDFADSLTLNPIAWRKLLEVYNENNPLGYKYAVDGLLHSKDYSRDLPKIYEKTLLIYGSEDKLKQNLNMMLTIPNSNYRILNGYGHFLNFEAPDEMLSLIIDFLERS, encoded by the coding sequence ATGTTCGTAATTTTAGACGATGCTAAAATTTACTATGAAATAAGAGGAGAAGGAAAGCCGGTTATTTTAATTCACCATTTAGCAGGTTCATATAAAAGTTGGTCTGATATTGCATATCAACTTTCTCAAAAGTATGCTGTAATTTCTTACGATCTTAGAGGTCATGGAAGATCCTCACTTTTACCTTATGAGTATAAAATTAAAGATCATTCTAAAGATCTTAAAGGACTAATAGAATATCTTAGACTTGATAATCCAATAATTATTGGGCATTCGTTAGGAACCTTAATAGCAATAGATTATGCATTGAAAAATCCTGTTGATAAAATAATATTGTCTGGTGCATTGTATAAGGCACCTAACCCAGAACCTTATGAAAATTACGTTTCAATTGCTCTTAATTTTGGAATGGAAGCACTAGCAGAATATAGGAAAACCATAGGAGATTTTGCGGATTCTTTAACTTTGAATCCCATAGCTTGGAGGAAATTACTTGAAGTTTATAACGAAAATAATCCTTTAGGTTATAAATATGCGGTAGATGGATTGCTTCACTCTAAGGATTACTCTAGAGATCTTCCTAAAATTTATGAAAAGACGTTACTTATTTACGGTAGTGAGGATAAGCTTAAGCAAAACTTGAACATGATGCTAACAATTCCTAACTCAAATTATAGAATACTTAACGGTTATGGGCATTTCTTAAATTTTGAAGCTCCAGATGAGATGTTGTCTTTAATTATTGATTTTCTTGAGAGGTCTTGA
- a CDS encoding metal-dependent hydrolase: MPSLRWLGHAAVELNLQGKKIIIDPFIKNNPTAPVKLSYFDDFDLVAVTHDHYDHLGDTVEIMARNKKAVLFATWDLENYLNKEHNISWDRMIPANVGGYVDYQGIKLALTQAIHSSEHSDPTGIVISANGVTIYHAGDTGLFEGMKIIGDVFKPDYALLPIGGRFTMDPYQASIAVDMIKPKKGVIPIHYNTWDLIKVDPNEFEKYVKEKGYKPIILQSGESIEL, from the coding sequence ATGCCTTCCTTAAGATGGTTAGGTCATGCCGCAGTTGAACTAAATTTACAAGGAAAAAAGATAATAATAGATCCTTTCATAAAGAATAATCCAACAGCTCCGGTCAAACTATCCTATTTTGACGATTTCGATTTAGTAGCAGTTACTCACGACCATTACGATCATTTAGGAGATACTGTAGAAATCATGGCTAGAAATAAGAAAGCGGTACTTTTCGCTACATGGGATTTGGAGAATTACTTAAACAAAGAACATAATATCTCATGGGATAGAATGATACCTGCTAACGTTGGAGGATATGTTGACTATCAAGGTATAAAGTTAGCGCTAACTCAAGCTATTCATTCAAGCGAGCATAGTGATCCTACGGGCATTGTAATTTCTGCAAACGGAGTAACTATTTATCACGCAGGAGATACTGGATTATTTGAAGGCATGAAGATTATAGGTGACGTATTTAAGCCTGACTATGCGTTACTACCAATAGGAGGAAGATTTACTATGGATCCTTATCAAGCATCAATAGCAGTAGATATGATAAAACCAAAGAAGGGAGTAATTCCAATTCATTATAATACTTGGGATTTAATTAAAGTAGACCCAAACGAGTTCGAGAAATACGTTAAAGAGAAGGGTTATAAGCCGATAATCTTACAATCAGGAGAGAGCATAGAGTTGTAA
- a CDS encoding CBS domain-containing protein has protein sequence MQNLSSTQREILLALVELYNKGKKMIKSKEVADMIGKDEGTVRNIILGLKVLGLVESKPGPNGGYIPTLKAYEFIKNPSISPILDKLSLYRGNVETDIKIDNIELLDVTNPSGNKVILKVTGDLRKIRPGDPVRLGPTPYSRLVVDGVVINADDSRKEVLIDVKRMISVPKEKVKNIIGRKLITLKPDMTLKEASMVLYKEGIRGAPVLGEGEKVLGIITTADIIKAFFEGKYDAKVSDYMKTDVITIRDEEDVLEAIRKMVIYNVGRLLVVDSIQRVIGIVTRTDILKSIAGLELLWGV, from the coding sequence ATGCAGAATTTATCATCTACTCAAAGGGAAATCTTACTAGCACTAGTAGAATTATACAATAAAGGAAAGAAGATGATAAAAAGCAAGGAAGTTGCTGATATGATAGGTAAAGACGAAGGTACTGTGAGGAACATAATTTTAGGTTTGAAAGTCCTTGGTCTTGTTGAATCTAAGCCAGGTCCTAATGGAGGATATATTCCGACATTGAAAGCCTACGAATTTATTAAAAATCCATCAATTTCTCCTATACTTGATAAATTAAGTTTATATAGAGGAAATGTGGAGACAGATATTAAAATTGATAATATAGAGCTTCTTGATGTTACAAACCCTTCAGGTAATAAAGTAATACTTAAAGTCACTGGGGATTTGAGGAAAATTAGGCCAGGAGATCCAGTAAGGCTCGGTCCTACTCCTTATAGCAGATTAGTAGTAGACGGTGTAGTGATTAATGCTGACGATTCCAGGAAAGAAGTTTTAATAGACGTTAAGAGAATGATAAGCGTTCCAAAGGAGAAGGTAAAGAATATCATTGGGAGGAAATTAATAACTCTTAAACCCGATATGACGTTAAAGGAAGCTTCAATGGTATTATATAAAGAAGGTATTAGAGGAGCTCCAGTTTTAGGTGAAGGAGAGAAGGTCTTGGGAATTATAACAACTGCAGACATAATTAAGGCATTCTTTGAAGGGAAATATGATGCAAAAGTCTCAGATTATATGAAGACTGACGTTATAACTATTAGGGACGAAGAGGATGTCTTAGAGGCAATTAGGAAAATGGTAATATACAATGTTGGGAGGCTTCTTGTTGTAGACTCAATACAGAGGGTTATAGGAATTGTAACTAGGACGGATATTCTAAAGTCTATAGCAGGATTGGAATTACTATGGGGAGTATAG
- a CDS encoding helix-turn-helix transcriptional regulator, giving the protein MKAIHNLSKEARQEIISILLEKRSRKELAEELGITPAAIVKFTKGLTHPSDDTILKTFEIAKDDEKERIIDVILNDLVNSVIEVFSEYPNANTEKIDELKKILDEIEGKKLLASSGFI; this is encoded by the coding sequence ATGAAGGCTATACACAATCTAAGTAAGGAAGCTAGACAAGAGATTATTAGTATCCTTTTAGAAAAAAGGTCAAGAAAAGAACTAGCAGAAGAGCTTGGAATAACTCCAGCTGCTATAGTGAAATTCACTAAAGGCTTGACTCATCCAAGTGATGATACAATTTTGAAAACCTTTGAAATAGCTAAAGATGATGAGAAAGAGAGAATAATTGATGTAATCTTAAACGATCTTGTGAACAGTGTTATAGAAGTGTTTTCAGAATATCCTAATGCGAATACTGAAAAAATTGATGAACTTAAGAAAATTTTGGATGAAATAGAAGGTAAAAAATTACTGGCCTCTTCTGGGTTCATATAA
- a CDS encoding DUF2192 domain-containing protein — protein sequence MVKEIYKGRIKVITDLWGRILDEWESLNRDELISLVQKTYEDNNIKPFRGFKSTNLYEKELISVYVIGKLGLGLFDDYKQVFDKLFAVEETYENIANLIISSPEEAFKKANEDKDLLARALRLIFVEVVFSFSDEGKLIDALRKLDASANDAIKHTAKSFSRFYTAFKLAESIAEGSIRDKMNYIAMKKAISINIGIDYPLPKANYVALISQEVFNVKPRLIKKILEVSAKT from the coding sequence ATGGTTAAAGAGATCTACAAGGGCAGGATAAAGGTAATCACTGATCTATGGGGAAGAATCCTTGATGAGTGGGAAAGTTTAAATAGAGATGAATTAATTTCGTTAGTACAAAAAACTTACGAGGATAATAATATAAAGCCTTTCAGGGGATTTAAATCCACAAACCTTTATGAGAAGGAACTTATTTCTGTATACGTAATTGGAAAGCTTGGCTTAGGCTTATTTGACGACTATAAACAAGTTTTTGATAAACTATTTGCAGTTGAGGAAACCTATGAAAATATTGCTAATTTGATAATAAGCTCTCCAGAAGAAGCTTTCAAAAAAGCTAATGAAGATAAAGATCTACTTGCTAGAGCATTAAGGTTAATATTCGTCGAGGTTGTTTTCTCTTTTTCAGATGAAGGCAAGCTTATAGATGCATTAAGGAAGCTTGACGCAAGTGCTAATGATGCTATAAAACATACAGCTAAAAGTTTTTCAAGGTTTTATACGGCATTCAAGCTAGCAGAGAGTATAGCTGAAGGCAGCATTAGGGATAAAATGAATTACATTGCAATGAAGAAGGCTATTTCAATAAATATAGGAATAGACTATCCCTTACCCAAGGCTAATTACGTTGCATTAATTTCTCAAGAAGTTTTTAATGTTAAACCTAGGTTGATTAAGAAAATTCTAGAAGTTTCAGCTAAAACATAG
- a CDS encoding nicotinamide mononucleotide deamidase-related protein: protein MRTYLAEILSIGNEILSGRTVNTNASHIARRLTSLGFTVRRITVVMDELDEISQGFKEAIQRNPKIIISTGGLGPTYDDKTAEGLSLALRRKLTINKKALEEIENKYKKLGLEITEERRKMAIMPEGSVAVENSKGIAPGIYIEQNGIEILATPGVPREMEDILETFIKKYIKTKPEVRYVEEVIYADKVMESALAPYVKQLVKKYDLYIKTHPKGYELSNPSLEIQIAGNSENENEIKKRIESCINELKEYIKNLGGTIKTSQENQ, encoded by the coding sequence ATGAGAACGTACTTAGCAGAAATTTTGAGCATAGGTAATGAGATACTCAGTGGTAGAACAGTTAACACAAATGCCTCACATATCGCAAGAAGGTTAACTTCACTGGGTTTTACTGTAAGGCGAATAACTGTAGTTATGGACGAACTTGATGAAATTTCACAAGGTTTTAAGGAAGCCATACAAAGAAATCCTAAAATAATAATATCGACAGGAGGATTGGGACCTACATACGACGATAAAACAGCCGAAGGACTGAGTTTAGCGTTAAGAAGAAAATTAACAATAAACAAAAAAGCTCTAGAAGAAATTGAAAACAAATACAAAAAATTAGGATTAGAAATTACAGAAGAAAGAAGGAAAATGGCAATTATGCCTGAAGGTTCGGTCGCGGTAGAAAACTCTAAGGGGATTGCTCCAGGTATTTACATAGAGCAAAACGGTATAGAAATACTTGCGACTCCAGGCGTACCGAGAGAAATGGAGGATATTCTAGAAACGTTCATCAAAAAATACATTAAAACTAAACCAGAAGTAAGATATGTAGAAGAAGTAATCTATGCAGATAAAGTTATGGAGTCTGCACTAGCCCCGTACGTCAAGCAGTTAGTAAAGAAATACGACCTATACATAAAGACTCATCCTAAAGGTTATGAGTTAAGCAATCCTTCTCTAGAAATTCAAATAGCAGGAAATAGTGAGAATGAAAATGAAATAAAGAAAAGAATAGAGAGCTGTATCAACGAGCTCAAGGAATATATAAAAAATCTAGGAGGAACTATCAAGACCTCTCAAGAAAATCAATAA
- a CDS encoding phenylalanine--tRNA ligase subunit alpha, with protein MLSENEIKIIDFLKKKENKSAYSTELSSIIPETAVFSLAYLLKEKGYVDVREEEKDLVMLTKEGEERLKEGLPEDNLVNFLKGESKKVQEIAKLFKDFNIALSWARKKGLIKVDKGEVVPLKSSYTSPEYSVLKKVSSSQELSEEDRKYLKELESRGLIEIKKNKVLLLTLIREPQIRPSITYLTPELLRNKEWTKYELKEYNVEALPPFITLGKKHYFREFLEHVKDVMVSLGFKEVKSDFVEMEFYNFDMLFQAQDHPAREIHDSFKVNGKGELLNKSLVSKVKEVHEKLWKYEWNEEIAKSLVLRSQTTATTARVLSTSPSKEIKVFTIGKVFRPDAIDATHLIEFHQLDGLVIDESFNFRELLSTLKAIFSGIGIKEVKFKPAYFPFTEPSVEVYGYIQGLGWVEMAGAGLLRPEVTEPAGVKMPAGAWGLGLDRLAMLFLGIKDIRDLYSDDIEYLRNRKVVY; from the coding sequence ATGTTAAGCGAAAACGAGATAAAGATCATTGATTTTTTAAAAAAGAAAGAGAATAAATCAGCTTATTCCACAGAACTTTCTTCTATCATTCCAGAAACTGCTGTGTTTAGTCTAGCTTATCTTTTAAAGGAGAAGGGTTACGTTGACGTAAGGGAAGAAGAAAAAGATTTAGTCATGCTTACAAAAGAAGGAGAAGAAAGGTTAAAGGAAGGACTTCCTGAGGATAACTTAGTAAATTTTTTAAAAGGCGAAAGTAAAAAAGTCCAGGAAATAGCAAAACTATTTAAAGATTTTAATATTGCTTTAAGTTGGGCAAGGAAAAAGGGATTGATTAAGGTAGATAAAGGCGAAGTAGTTCCTTTAAAATCTTCTTACACATCACCAGAATACTCAGTTCTTAAGAAGGTATCTTCATCGCAAGAACTTTCAGAAGAAGATAGGAAATACTTAAAGGAGTTAGAAAGTAGAGGACTTATTGAGATAAAGAAAAACAAGGTTTTGTTATTGACTCTAATTAGGGAACCTCAAATACGTCCTTCAATTACATATTTAACTCCGGAGTTATTGAGAAATAAGGAATGGACTAAGTATGAATTAAAGGAGTATAATGTTGAGGCTTTACCTCCTTTTATTACTTTAGGCAAAAAGCACTATTTTAGAGAATTCTTAGAGCATGTTAAGGATGTTATGGTTTCACTTGGTTTTAAGGAAGTTAAGAGCGATTTCGTTGAAATGGAATTTTATAATTTTGATATGTTATTCCAAGCACAAGATCATCCTGCAAGGGAAATACATGATAGCTTTAAGGTTAATGGTAAAGGAGAACTGCTGAATAAAAGTTTAGTAAGCAAGGTAAAAGAAGTTCACGAAAAACTATGGAAGTATGAATGGAATGAAGAAATAGCAAAATCCCTAGTTTTAAGGAGTCAAACTACTGCAACTACAGCAAGGGTTCTCTCCACATCTCCCAGCAAGGAAATTAAAGTATTTACTATAGGTAAAGTGTTTAGGCCAGACGCAATAGATGCTACGCATCTGATAGAATTTCACCAATTAGACGGTCTAGTTATAGATGAGAGTTTCAACTTTAGAGAGCTTTTATCGACTTTGAAAGCAATATTCTCAGGAATAGGAATTAAGGAAGTTAAGTTTAAGCCTGCTTACTTCCCGTTTACTGAACCTAGTGTGGAGGTTTACGGCTATATTCAAGGTTTGGGTTGGGTAGAAATGGCCGGAGCAGGGCTATTGAGACCAGAAGTTACTGAACCTGCAGGGGTTAAAATGCCAGCAGGCGCTTGGGGATTAGGATTAGACAGGCTTGCCATGTTATTCTTAGGGATTAAAGACATAAGAGACTTGTATTCTGATGATATTGAATACTTAAGAAATAGAAAGGTGGTGTATTAG
- the map gene encoding type II methionyl aminopeptidase — MTDEELKILIKAGKIAAEARDAGAKMIKPGAKVLDVCEAVEKMIIEKGAFPAFPCNLSINYEAAHYSPVIGDEKVIPEGAVVKLDIGAQIDGYISDTAVTVALDDKYQRLADTSKEALSAAISNFRPGVALGNIGKVIEKIIRMNGYSPIRNLGGHLIRRYELHAGVFVPNVYERNMGIIMEGNTYAIEPFATNGFGEVIEGKIETIYSAKSFVPKGLSEDEKQFLDVINNRFKTLPFSERWLSDLGDKEKVERTLKSLVRKKALYSYAVLIEIRKGMVSQFEHTVYVGKDETIIIT, encoded by the coding sequence ATGACAGATGAGGAATTAAAAATTCTCATAAAAGCGGGAAAAATTGCCGCAGAAGCTAGAGATGCCGGGGCAAAAATGATAAAGCCTGGAGCAAAAGTTCTTGACGTCTGCGAAGCTGTAGAGAAAATGATAATTGAAAAAGGAGCTTTTCCAGCTTTTCCCTGTAATTTATCTATAAATTATGAGGCAGCACATTATAGTCCAGTTATAGGAGATGAAAAAGTTATACCTGAGGGAGCAGTAGTAAAGTTAGATATTGGAGCGCAAATTGATGGCTATATTTCAGATACTGCAGTAACTGTTGCTTTAGACGATAAATATCAAAGGCTTGCAGATACGTCTAAAGAGGCATTAAGTGCCGCAATCTCAAATTTTAGGCCTGGCGTAGCTCTTGGCAACATAGGAAAAGTTATTGAAAAAATAATTAGAATGAACGGATATTCTCCCATTAGAAATTTAGGAGGGCATCTCATAAGAAGATATGAACTTCATGCAGGAGTCTTTGTGCCCAATGTTTACGAGAGAAATATGGGAATAATAATGGAAGGAAATACTTATGCTATAGAGCCATTTGCTACTAACGGATTTGGCGAAGTGATTGAAGGTAAAATTGAGACTATCTATTCAGCTAAGTCCTTTGTCCCTAAAGGACTTTCGGAGGATGAAAAGCAATTCCTGGATGTAATAAATAATAGATTTAAAACTCTACCGTTCTCAGAAAGATGGCTTTCAGACTTAGGAGATAAGGAGAAAGTGGAGAGAACTCTTAAAAGCTTAGTCAGAAAGAAAGCATTATATTCATATGCAGTATTAATAGAAATAAGGAAAGGGATGGTATCACAATTCGAACACACAGTTTACGTAGGCAAGGACGAGACAATAATAATAACGTAA
- a CDS encoding zinc-binding alcohol dehydrogenase family protein, whose protein sequence is MISIIFNQGIIPKDVVERPINNDFVLVSPDKVLLTFIENSIYLGLLWVRPWTTLGSIGIGKIEAVGVDVDPTLQGKNVVVLPYSRKYGGIGTEIDGLLTEKAVVPDDAIVALPEKFDDKALLYPFISIASQIVELAKGEKVLIIGSGLLGLLTYQYLLDNSVDVSLYTDIPGKKIQGVKEVKNLEEGKWDIVVLSTMRGWARYIAERLIIEDGRIIVPAFMNTWPPTLPPKSVRIYPKKMDNILQKTEKISDKFFNENIAYSDDVLSSIPTSKNGIIVNVKKALSSYVNSSLIT, encoded by the coding sequence ATGATATCAATTATATTTAACCAAGGTATTATTCCCAAGGATGTTGTTGAAAGACCTATTAATAACGATTTTGTATTGGTATCACCAGATAAAGTACTTTTGACCTTTATTGAAAATTCAATATATTTAGGATTATTATGGGTTAGACCTTGGACTACATTGGGTAGCATTGGAATAGGCAAAATAGAAGCTGTAGGAGTAGATGTAGATCCTACGTTACAAGGTAAAAACGTAGTAGTTTTACCTTATTCTAGAAAATACGGAGGAATAGGAACAGAAATTGATGGATTATTAACTGAAAAAGCAGTAGTGCCTGACGACGCTATAGTTGCTCTTCCTGAGAAATTTGACGATAAAGCACTCCTTTATCCGTTTATATCTATAGCATCACAAATAGTTGAACTTGCAAAAGGAGAAAAAGTACTGATTATAGGTTCGGGCTTGCTAGGATTATTAACTTATCAATATCTTTTAGATAACTCTGTTGATGTTAGTTTATATACGGATATTCCAGGTAAAAAAATCCAAGGAGTGAAGGAGGTTAAAAATCTAGAAGAAGGTAAATGGGACATAGTAGTATTATCAACGATGAGAGGATGGGCTAGATATATTGCAGAAAGGCTAATTATTGAAGACGGGAGAATAATAGTCCCCGCTTTCATGAATACGTGGCCTCCGACTTTACCTCCTAAGTCAGTAAGAATATATCCAAAAAAGATGGATAATATACTCCAAAAAACTGAGAAAATTTCGGATAAATTCTTTAACGAAAATATAGCTTATTCCGATGATGTTTTGTCAAGTATTCCTACATCAAAAAATGGTATTATAGTAAACGTGAAAAAAGCGTTAAGTTCTTACGTCAATTCTTCCTTAATAACTTGA
- a CDS encoding PLP-dependent aminotransferase family protein, whose product MAKWSKFLSKDTTLLKTSEIRDLLKLTEGKNVISLAGGLPDPSTFPAEDIKNITDYILENYASRALQYSATAGIPELRKELVNLSSQRGITGISENNIFVTVGSQEALFILFSLLVDPGDHVFVETPSYLAALNILRARNPQFHGIPLTEMGPDLDKLEDELKKLKSEGKSPKLLYIIPTAQNPGGTTLDIGGRKRVLELASQYDFLIVEDDAYGFLVFEGESPAPIKALDKEGRVIYTGTFSKILAPGFRLGWIVADEEIIQNVELYKQNVDLHTPSFTQFIAAEAIRRNVIQNNVPKVRQLYREKRDVMLQVIDEYFPKEARWSKPVGGMFVFTWLPEKVDTLNMLSKALQMGVAYVPGSSFYYDYSGRNTMRLNFSFPPKEKLIEGIKILGQVIKEELT is encoded by the coding sequence ATGGCTAAATGGTCGAAGTTTCTTTCTAAAGATACCACACTCTTAAAAACTTCTGAGATAAGAGATTTACTGAAACTTACTGAGGGCAAAAACGTAATTAGTTTAGCTGGAGGATTACCAGATCCTTCAACGTTCCCTGCAGAAGATATAAAGAATATAACAGATTACATCTTGGAAAATTACGCATCTCGTGCGTTACAGTATTCAGCGACAGCGGGAATACCGGAATTAAGGAAAGAGCTTGTCAATCTTTCATCACAAAGGGGTATTACAGGAATAAGTGAGAATAATATTTTTGTGACTGTAGGTAGTCAGGAAGCTCTATTTATTTTATTTAGCTTGCTAGTGGATCCTGGAGATCATGTATTTGTAGAAACGCCAAGCTATTTAGCGGCATTAAATATATTAAGAGCAAGGAATCCTCAATTTCACGGAATTCCTCTAACAGAAATGGGGCCAGATCTAGATAAGCTTGAAGATGAGTTGAAAAAATTAAAATCTGAAGGTAAATCTCCAAAGTTACTTTATATAATTCCTACTGCCCAGAATCCTGGAGGAACTACGTTAGATATAGGCGGTAGAAAGAGAGTTTTAGAATTAGCTTCTCAATATGATTTCTTAATAGTAGAAGATGATGCTTACGGATTCCTAGTATTTGAAGGAGAAAGTCCTGCTCCAATAAAGGCTTTAGATAAAGAAGGTAGGGTAATCTACACTGGAACATTTAGCAAGATCTTGGCTCCTGGCTTTAGATTAGGTTGGATTGTTGCAGATGAAGAGATAATACAGAATGTTGAGTTGTATAAACAAAACGTAGATTTACATACGCCAAGCTTTACTCAATTTATAGCCGCTGAAGCGATAAGAAGGAACGTTATTCAAAATAATGTTCCAAAAGTTAGACAACTCTACAGAGAGAAAAGAGATGTGATGCTACAAGTAATAGACGAATATTTCCCTAAGGAAGCAAGGTGGTCTAAGCCAGTTGGAGGAATGTTTGTATTTACATGGTTACCAGAAAAAGTTGATACGTTAAATATGCTATCTAAGGCTTTACAAATGGGAGTAGCTTATGTACCCGGTTCGAGCTTCTATTATGATTATAGTGGAAGAAATACTATGAGACTAAACTTCAGTTTTCCGCCTAAAGAAAAGTTAATTGAAGGAATCAAGATCTTAGGTCAAGTTATTAAGGAAGAATTGACGTAA
- the pheT gene encoding phenylalanine--tRNA ligase subunit beta has translation MVNIVLKESRLLSLLGLEDKDLNDVLFNLKSEVEKKGEDELEIEINSDRLDMLSPEGIKRAVEGILGRKLGEAKYEVTPTDYQMIIEDVESRPYALGAIIYDVKLDDDRIKEIIQFQEKLHCTIGRRRKKVAIGIHDLDKIDGKTIKYSKIPLDYKFIPLNSDKEMSVSDVLSSTEQGKLYGYISINGSYSPAILQEDGQVLSIPPIINSNKTRLEASTKNLFIDVTGTSLSAVAQTLDILVSNFAEGGSKIGAIKVSRYVDKSPLLIHDRLSVKTEDISKRLGLSLSTEEVSKYIRMMRMDTNINGDDIEVIVPPYRIDIMTFVDVAEDVAMAYGYRSFNLPKYTSKGMGELLPITKLERAFRDLAIGGGFQEIFTFVLNKSSLLSGNYVKIENPITLEYDSVRNSLIWNMLKFLAKNQHARFPVRTFEVGDVVIRNIESDTGYKNDTRACLAIMNSKVSYEELQSVIHQILYNLKGKEPNYVKEDKDYFIKGRSAKILINNNEVGEIGEISPEILEKFNIENPVVIVEIYLEKLCG, from the coding sequence GTGGTAAATATTGTATTAAAAGAGTCTAGACTACTTAGCTTGCTAGGATTAGAAGATAAGGACTTAAATGATGTTCTATTTAATTTGAAATCTGAAGTTGAAAAGAAGGGAGAAGACGAACTTGAAATTGAGATAAACTCTGATAGGCTTGATATGCTTAGTCCGGAAGGGATAAAAAGGGCTGTTGAGGGAATTCTTGGAAGAAAATTAGGTGAAGCTAAGTACGAGGTAACTCCTACTGATTATCAGATGATAATAGAAGATGTGGAAAGTAGACCTTATGCCCTTGGAGCAATTATTTATGATGTAAAACTTGATGATGATAGGATAAAAGAGATAATACAATTCCAGGAAAAATTACATTGTACTATAGGTAGGAGAAGGAAGAAAGTTGCAATAGGTATTCATGATTTGGATAAAATTGATGGTAAGACGATAAAGTACAGTAAAATACCATTGGATTACAAGTTTATTCCTTTAAATTCTGATAAGGAAATGAGTGTTTCAGATGTATTATCCTCTACAGAGCAAGGTAAACTTTACGGATATATATCGATTAACGGCTCTTATTCGCCTGCAATATTACAAGAAGATGGGCAAGTATTAAGCATTCCACCGATAATAAATTCAAATAAGACAAGGCTTGAGGCGTCTACTAAGAACCTATTTATTGACGTTACTGGTACTAGTCTTAGTGCAGTTGCCCAAACTTTAGATATACTAGTTAGTAATTTTGCAGAAGGAGGAAGTAAGATAGGTGCAATTAAAGTCTCTAGGTATGTTGATAAGTCTCCTTTATTAATTCATGATAGGCTATCAGTGAAAACTGAAGATATAAGTAAGAGACTCGGTCTAAGTCTGTCAACTGAGGAAGTATCTAAATATATCAGAATGATGAGGATGGACACTAATATTAATGGGGACGACATAGAAGTTATTGTTCCCCCTTATAGAATAGATATAATGACATTCGTTGATGTTGCAGAAGACGTTGCAATGGCTTATGGATATAGAAGCTTTAACTTACCAAAATATACAAGCAAAGGAATGGGAGAACTTTTACCAATAACCAAATTGGAGAGAGCTTTTAGAGATTTAGCTATAGGCGGAGGATTTCAGGAAATTTTCACCTTTGTATTAAATAAGTCATCGTTATTATCCGGTAATTATGTTAAAATAGAGAATCCTATAACTCTAGAATATGATTCCGTTAGAAATTCTCTTATTTGGAATATGCTTAAATTCTTAGCTAAAAATCAGCATGCTAGATTTCCTGTAAGAACGTTTGAAGTAGGAGATGTCGTAATAAGGAACATAGAAAGTGATACCGGGTATAAAAACGATACTAGAGCCTGTCTTGCAATAATGAATAGTAAAGTATCTTATGAGGAGTTGCAGTCAGTAATTCATCAGATATTATATAATTTAAAAGGAAAGGAACCCAATTATGTCAAAGAAGATAAGGACTACTTTATTAAAGGTAGATCTGCAAAAATATTGATTAATAATAATGAAGTAGGAGAAATAGGCGAGATTTCTCCAGAAATATTAGAGAAATTTAATATAGAAAACCCCGTAGTTATAGTAGAAATCTACTTGGAAAAGTTGTGTGGTTAG